A window of Campylobacter cuniculorum DSM 23162 = LMG 24588 contains these coding sequences:
- a CDS encoding AAA domain-containing protein, with product MDIEQYLIILKKEDKTAQIKKYVFEGENIKVTFGDSFSKTYIYSSQNFYFSDEAKLLKETEIRDLRICNIANIEKIIKFGKYYRIFFKNKKVKIFLRDEIFVCEKVRDIFNYCKAVADVVGLKTEDGENFLAKEYDKITKIHKESVLYRYLNSNYKPNFSNKDKFLIYPFGTNKSQYTALKNALTEQISIIEGPPGTGKTQTILNIAINIVFNGQKLAIISNNNSATKNVLEKLKDYNLDFICAFLGSRENKENFIENQPYRPEFRGSDSQQKKFLQDEFKNLNEKLQMAFELENARAKLQSQFNALELEYKHFIKEENLKIAPKMRKKLKSEKIMDLIVKLQENQRINFWLKLQLVWFYGIGDFNFYKNTKQDIILAYNEIYYIIKQEELKTLIQTYDKKLIELDKNTLHQKLKENSFKLFHLYLQERYANKKREEFHIANLGGDNFFQEYPIILSTTYSLKNCLDEGDNFLIDYIIIDEASQVDLSTAVLALSCAKNAVIVGDTKQLPNVIESAKIKEIQKLNKQYHINENFNYINQNILSSMIASLEVPKVLLKEHYRSHPKIIEFCNQKFYNNELIIFTEDKGEKDVLEAYITQKGNHARENYNMREIEVISQEIMPSLKLPKEQIGIISPYNAQKEKLKKYLQNENIQIDTIHKYQGREKQAIIITTVANDINAFIDDFRILNVAVSRAKRYLRIVTSDCIAQKDSNIRDLLAYIHYNNFSVKQSNIKSIFDLLYRANQEARLRYLKNKKRISQFDSENLMFNLLQGLIDKEYNFLSCAVHIPLIRLLNNTQLLNTEEKRYANNILSHIDFILYRKTDKSIVLAIEVDGYSFHKEESIQYKRDRLKDSILEKYNIPLLRLNTINSDEVRQISVKLKEVLC from the coding sequence ATGGATATAGAGCAATATTTAATCATACTTAAAAAAGAAGATAAGACTGCACAAATTAAAAAATATGTTTTTGAAGGTGAAAATATAAAAGTAACATTTGGCGATTCATTTTCTAAAACATATATATATTCTTCGCAAAATTTTTATTTTTCTGATGAGGCTAAGTTATTAAAAGAAACAGAGATTAGAGATTTAAGGATATGTAATATTGCTAATATAGAAAAGATTATAAAATTTGGAAAGTATTATAGGATTTTTTTTAAAAATAAAAAAGTTAAAATATTTCTTAGAGATGAAATATTTGTTTGTGAAAAAGTTAGAGATATTTTTAATTATTGTAAAGCAGTGGCTGATGTGGTAGGACTAAAAACCGAAGATGGAGAAAATTTTCTTGCAAAAGAGTATGATAAAATTACTAAAATTCATAAAGAAAGCGTTTTGTATCGGTATTTGAATTCAAATTATAAACCGAATTTTTCTAATAAAGATAAATTCCTTATTTATCCTTTTGGAACCAATAAATCTCAATACACAGCATTAAAAAATGCCTTAACAGAGCAAATTAGTATCATTGAAGGACCTCCGGGCACAGGAAAAACACAAACCATACTTAATATTGCTATAAATATTGTTTTCAATGGGCAAAAACTAGCAATCATTTCTAATAACAATTCTGCAACAAAAAATGTCTTAGAAAAATTAAAAGATTATAATTTAGATTTTATTTGTGCTTTTTTAGGCAGCAGAGAAAATAAAGAAAATTTTATTGAAAATCAGCCTTATCGTCCGGAATTTAGGGGCAGTGATAGTCAGCAAAAAAAATTTTTACAAGATGAATTTAAAAATTTAAATGAAAAATTACAAATGGCTTTTGAGCTTGAAAACGCTAGAGCGAAATTACAAAGTCAATTTAATGCTTTAGAGCTAGAATACAAGCATTTTATCAAAGAAGAAAATTTGAAAATTGCTCCTAAAATGAGAAAAAAGCTAAAATCTGAAAAAATAATGGATTTGATTGTAAAACTTCAAGAAAATCAAAGGATAAATTTTTGGTTAAAATTGCAATTAGTATGGTTTTATGGCATAGGTGATTTCAATTTTTATAAAAATACTAAGCAAGATATTATTTTAGCATACAATGAAATTTATTATATAATTAAACAAGAGGAATTAAAAACATTGATTCAAACTTATGATAAAAAGCTCATTGAACTTGATAAAAATACTCTCCACCAAAAACTTAAAGAAAATTCTTTTAAGCTTTTTCATCTTTACTTGCAAGAGAGATATGCAAATAAAAAGCGTGAGGAATTTCATATTGCGAATTTAGGTGGAGATAATTTTTTTCAAGAATATCCTATTATACTAAGCACAACATATTCTTTAAAGAATTGTTTGGACGAGGGGGACAATTTTCTTATTGATTATATTATTATTGATGAAGCATCACAAGTTGATTTGAGTACAGCGGTGCTTGCATTATCTTGTGCCAAAAATGCCGTTATTGTCGGAGATACAAAACAATTGCCTAATGTTATTGAATCGGCAAAAATAAAAGAAATTCAAAAACTCAATAAACAATATCACATTAATGAAAACTTTAATTATATAAACCAAAATATTTTAAGCTCTATGATTGCAAGTTTAGAAGTTCCTAAGGTTTTACTCAAAGAACATTATCGCTCACACCCTAAAATTATTGAATTTTGTAATCAAAAATTTTATAATAATGAGCTTATAATATTTACCGAAGATAAAGGCGAAAAAGATGTTTTAGAAGCTTATATCACACAAAAGGGCAATCACGCTAGAGAGAATTATAATATGCGTGAAATAGAAGTCATTTCTCAAGAAATTATGCCTTCATTGAAATTACCAAAGGAGCAAATTGGAATTATCTCTCCATATAATGCTCAAAAAGAGAAATTAAAAAAATATCTCCAAAATGAAAACATACAAATTGATACCATTCATAAATATCAAGGACGAGAAAAACAAGCTATTATCATTACAACCGTAGCTAATGATATCAATGCATTTATTGACGATTTTAGAATTTTAAATGTTGCTGTTTCTCGTGCAAAACGTTATTTAAGAATAGTTACTTCAGATTGTATAGCTCAAAAAGATAGTAATATCCGCGATTTACTCGCTTATATTCATTATAATAATTTTTCGGTTAAGCAAAGCAATATTAAATCGATTTTTGATTTACTTTATAGAGCAAATCAAGAAGCAAGATTGAGATATCTAAAAAACAAAAAAAGAATTTCACAATTTGATAGTGAAAATCTTATGTTTAATTTATTGCAAGGGCTTATTGATAAAGAGTATAATTTTTTATCTTGTGCAGTGCATATCCCTTTGATAAGACTTTTAAATAATACACAATTGTTAAATACAGAAGAAAAAAGATATGCAAACAATATCTTAAGTCATATTGATTTTATTTTATATAGAAAAACAGATAAAAGTATTGTTCTTGCCATAGAAGTTGATGGATATAGTTTTCATAAAGAAGAAAGCATACAATATAAAAGAGATAGATTAAAAGATAGTATTTTAGAAAAATATAATATTCCACTCTTGCGTTTAAATACTATCAATAGCGATGAAGTAAGACAAATTTCAGTTAAATTGAAAGAAGTTTTATGTTAA
- a CDS encoding malic enzyme-like NAD(P)-binding protein, with protein MNLKEEALKYHLGGKIDITPSKAMNSSHDLSLAYSPGVAEPCLEIARDEELAYIYTNKANLVAVVSDGSAVLGLGNIGAAASKPVMEGKACLFKKFANVNAYDIEINVHSVEEIVAFCKALAPTFGGINLEDIAAPKCFEIEAALQNLGIPVMHDDQHGTAIISSAGLINAMEISGKSFKNIKVVISGSGAAGIASARMYRTLGVENIILIDSQGVVHKDRENLSKEKLEFAISCKERTLKEVIKGADVFLGLSKPKILDEEMVLSMAKNPIIFALANPTPEVMPELVESLRNDVIMGTGRSDYPNQINNVLVFPFIFRGALDTHASQITENMKIAAARALADLAKLPISEEVKRAYNIKQLDFGKDYVIPKPFDKRVKAAVSTAVASAAVKDGVAKLKNFDEKTYFKSLDN; from the coding sequence ATGAATTTAAAAGAAGAAGCTTTAAAATATCATTTAGGCGGGAAAATTGACATCACGCCGAGCAAGGCTATGAATTCAAGCCATGATTTATCTTTAGCTTATAGTCCGGGTGTTGCTGAACCTTGTCTTGAAATTGCAAGGGATGAGGAACTTGCATATATTTATACAAACAAAGCAAATTTAGTTGCTGTTGTCAGTGATGGAAGTGCAGTTTTAGGACTTGGAAATATCGGTGCAGCAGCGAGTAAGCCTGTTATGGAAGGCAAGGCTTGTTTGTTTAAGAAATTTGCGAATGTGAATGCTTATGATATAGAAATTAATGTCCATAGTGTTGAAGAGATTGTAGCCTTTTGTAAGGCTTTGGCACCAACTTTTGGAGGAATTAATCTCGAAGATATTGCAGCACCAAAATGTTTTGAGATTGAAGCGGCTTTACAGAATTTAGGCATACCTGTTATGCACGATGATCAGCACGGCACAGCCATTATTTCGAGTGCAGGACTTATAAATGCTATGGAGATTAGCGGAAAAAGTTTTAAAAATATCAAAGTTGTCATTAGTGGTTCGGGTGCTGCAGGTATAGCAAGTGCTAGAATGTATAGAACTTTAGGGGTTGAAAATATCATTTTAATTGATTCTCAAGGTGTGGTGCATAAAGACAGAGAAAATTTAAGCAAAGAAAAGCTTGAATTTGCAATCTCTTGCAAGGAAAGAACATTAAAAGAGGTTATAAAAGGAGCCGATGTTTTTCTAGGACTTTCAAAACCAAAAATTCTTGATGAAGAAATGGTTTTATCGATGGCAAAAAATCCTATCATTTTTGCTTTGGCAAATCCTACTCCAGAAGTGATGCCAGAACTTGTAGAAAGCCTTAGAAATGATGTGATTATGGGAACGGGACGCAGTGATTATCCTAACCAAATTAACAATGTCTTAGTGTTTCCTTTTATCTTTAGGGGAGCTTTAGATACACACGCATCTCAAATCACTGAAAATATGAAAATTGCCGCTGCTAGAGCCTTGGCTGATTTAGCAAAATTACCTATAAGTGAAGAGGTAAAAAGAGCTTATAATATCAAGCAATTAGATTTTGGAAAAGATTATGTGATACCAAAACCTTTTGATAAAAGGGTTAAAGCAGCTGTAAGTACGGCAGTAGCAAGTGCAGCAGTTAAAGATGGAGTCGCAAAGCTTAAAAATTTTGATGAAAAAACTTATTTTAAAAGTCTTGATAATTAA
- the gdhA gene encoding NADP-specific glutamate dehydrogenase, whose protein sequence is MSTYINGILQSIKQSNGDGVFLQAATEVLQSLEPILKAEKKYQNHNVLERLVIPEKTSIFRVVYTGDDGKAKAHFGYRVQFNSALGPYKGGLRFHPSVNLDVLKFLGFEQIFKNSLTGLMMGGGKGGSNFDPKGKSDAEIMRFCQAFMLELSKIIGANTDVPAGDIGVGGREIGYMFGAYKKITNLFNGTLTGKNISWGGSLVRPEATGYGCVYFAYEMLKKAKQSLEGKTCAVSGSGNVAIYTIEKLQELGAKAVTISDSSGFVYDKNGIDLELLKEIKEVKRGRVSDYAKLRKGSVYTEVKKYTKGTNGVWSIPCDGAFPSATQNELNLNDIKTLYNNGCRFVAEGANMPSTLEAINFMLDKKDFLFAPAKAANAGGVATSGLEMQQNAAMTQWSFKEVDEKLHRIMKDIFYNTYETAKEFKYTGNLVVGSNIAGFKKVADAMIDQGYI, encoded by the coding sequence ATGAGTACTTATATCAATGGAATATTGCAAAGTATCAAGCAAAGTAATGGCGATGGAGTGTTTTTGCAGGCTGCAACAGAAGTTTTACAATCTTTGGAACCGATTTTAAAAGCGGAAAAGAAATACCAAAATCATAATGTTTTAGAAAGACTTGTTATCCCAGAAAAGACAAGTATTTTTAGAGTGGTTTATACAGGAGATGATGGTAAAGCAAAGGCTCATTTTGGTTATAGAGTGCAATTTAATTCAGCTCTTGGACCCTATAAAGGAGGACTTAGATTCCACCCAAGTGTCAATCTTGATGTTTTAAAATTCTTAGGTTTTGAGCAAATTTTTAAAAATTCACTCACGGGTTTGATGATGGGCGGTGGAAAAGGAGGTTCAAATTTTGACCCTAAGGGCAAAAGTGATGCTGAAATTATGAGATTTTGTCAAGCTTTTATGCTCGAGCTTAGTAAGATTATCGGTGCAAATACAGATGTCCCAGCGGGTGATATAGGTGTTGGAGGTCGAGAAATAGGCTATATGTTTGGAGCCTATAAAAAAATTACAAATCTTTTCAATGGCACTCTTACAGGAAAAAATATCTCTTGGGGTGGCTCTCTTGTTAGACCTGAAGCTACGGGATATGGTTGTGTGTATTTTGCGTATGAAATGCTGAAAAAAGCTAAGCAATCTTTAGAGGGTAAAACCTGTGCTGTAAGCGGAAGTGGAAATGTGGCAATTTATACTATAGAAAAACTTCAAGAATTAGGTGCTAAAGCCGTAACTATTAGCGATAGTTCGGGTTTTGTGTATGATAAAAATGGCATTGATTTAGAACTTTTAAAAGAGATTAAAGAAGTAAAACGCGGTCGAGTGAGTGATTATGCTAAGCTTAGAAAAGGTAGTGTTTATACTGAAGTTAAAAAATACACAAAAGGCACAAATGGAGTTTGGAGCATACCTTGCGATGGAGCCTTTCCAAGTGCAACTCAAAATGAATTGAATTTAAATGACATTAAAACCCTTTATAATAATGGCTGTCGCTTTGTCGCTGAGGGTGCTAATATGCCAAGCACACTTGAGGCGATTAATTTTATGTTGGATAAAAAAGATTTTCTTTTTGCTCCAGCTAAGGCTGCAAACGCCGGTGGTGTTGCAACTTCTGGACTCGAAATGCAACAAAATGCAGCTATGACTCAATGGAGTTTTAAGGAAGTCGATGAAAAACTTCATCGCATTATGAAAGATATTTTTTACAATACCTATGAAACTGCTAAAGAATTTAAATATACAGGAAATTTAGTCGTTGGTTCAAATATAGCAGGCTTTAAAAAAGTTGCTGATGCTATGATTGATCAAGGATATATTTAG
- a CDS encoding endonuclease MutS2 has product MNEVLIAKLDLNGYLDEFKNFLARDKELFLQGDRSLHFKRIDELCKLEFKAPPQLQKLDTALLHLSKQGILHLDEIAEFVKILRYFSYLKNLKFEGNLKTWLDKIKPPKSLLEFYDYFDEKGVFKDDSDERLMNLNQALKIKNETISHEFKKLSHSKNLNPYLIDTQIHSINGFESLLVRGGFSHFIQAKIIGRSKTGGFYIVPLSIENLQDEIQKIKNQKEEIYYEYAKKFSLFLSKELLFLKFIDKSFDLFDHYSARVMFAKKKDFEFILCDDSDEIVLKNFAHPALKNPKSVNVEFKKQVLLITGVNAGGKSMLLKSILSAAFLAKALLPMQIKACESKIGSFKAFEAIIEDPQNVKNNISTFAGRMLQISKLFSQKNMLLGIDEIELGTDFEEAGCLYREIILKLIENKLKIIITTHHKLLAMLLAKNDQIELLAALYDEKNSRPQYEFLKGTIGKSYAFETALNYQIPPFLVEKARKNYGEDKQNLEELVSKNINLELELRTKLKELQFKENKVDTLLNSFKIQKEKEENEFKTRLRELEFEFHRAIEEAKKTLNFKELKDKQRTLNRANELKKAILLPSMKKNDELRVGDFVKYEKIKGRILNISKNDALIESEGLRLRVPLRLLKISQELPKKNAKTSINIQKPRHLGVSLDLHGLRSDEAIERLDRFISDALIAGFDEVLIYHGIGTGKLAFAVKEFLKTHKSVKSFHDAPLNQGGFGAKVVKF; this is encoded by the coding sequence ATGAATGAAGTTTTAATTGCAAAACTCGATTTAAATGGCTATTTGGATGAATTTAAAAATTTTCTTGCAAGGGATAAAGAGCTTTTTTTACAAGGCGATAGGAGTTTGCATTTTAAACGTATTGATGAACTTTGTAAGCTTGAATTTAAAGCTCCACCTCAATTGCAAAAACTTGACACGGCTCTTTTACATCTGAGCAAACAAGGAATTTTACATCTTGATGAAATCGCTGAATTTGTTAAAATTTTACGTTATTTTTCTTATCTTAAAAATCTTAAATTTGAAGGAAATTTAAAAACTTGGCTTGATAAAATTAAACCTCCTAAAAGTCTCTTAGAATTTTATGATTATTTTGATGAAAAGGGAGTTTTTAAGGATGATAGCGATGAAAGATTGATGAATTTAAATCAAGCTTTAAAGATTAAAAATGAAACTATAAGCCATGAATTTAAAAAACTTTCGCATTCTAAAAATCTCAATCCTTATCTTATTGATACGCAAATTCATTCCATCAATGGATTTGAATCCCTGCTTGTAAGGGGAGGTTTTAGTCATTTTATACAAGCTAAAATCATAGGACGTAGCAAAACAGGAGGCTTTTATATCGTGCCTTTGAGCATAGAAAATTTGCAAGATGAAATCCAAAAGATAAAAAATCAAAAAGAAGAAATTTACTATGAATATGCGAAAAAATTTTCTCTCTTTCTTAGCAAGGAACTTTTATTTTTAAAATTTATTGATAAAAGTTTTGATTTGTTTGATCATTATAGTGCTAGAGTGATGTTTGCAAAAAAGAAGGATTTTGAATTCATTTTATGCGATGATAGTGATGAGATTGTGCTTAAAAATTTTGCCCATCCCGCTCTTAAAAATCCAAAAAGCGTTAATGTGGAATTTAAAAAGCAAGTTTTGCTTATCACAGGCGTGAATGCAGGGGGAAAATCTATGCTTTTAAAGAGCATTTTAAGTGCGGCTTTTCTTGCAAAGGCTCTTTTACCGATGCAAATTAAGGCTTGTGAAAGTAAGATTGGCTCTTTTAAAGCTTTTGAAGCCATTATAGAAGATCCGCAAAATGTTAAAAACAATATATCCACTTTTGCGGGTAGAATGCTTCAAATTTCAAAGCTTTTTAGCCAAAAAAATATGCTTTTAGGTATCGATGAAATCGAGCTTGGAACAGATTTTGAAGAGGCGGGATGTTTGTATAGAGAAATCATCTTAAAATTGATAGAAAATAAACTTAAAATCATCATCACAACACACCATAAACTCTTAGCCATGCTTTTAGCAAAAAATGATCAAATCGAACTTTTAGCAGCTTTATATGATGAAAAAAATTCACGTCCTCAATATGAGTTTTTAAAAGGCACAATAGGAAAATCCTATGCTTTTGAAACAGCTTTAAACTACCAAATTCCACCTTTTTTAGTTGAGAAAGCAAGGAAAAATTATGGAGAGGATAAGCAAAATTTAGAAGAGCTTGTGAGTAAAAATATCAACTTAGAACTTGAACTTCGCACAAAACTTAAAGAACTTCAATTCAAAGAAAATAAAGTCGATACACTTTTAAATTCCTTTAAAATTCAAAAGGAAAAAGAAGAAAATGAATTTAAAACAAGATTAAGAGAACTTGAATTTGAATTTCATAGAGCCATAGAAGAGGCTAAAAAAACCTTAAATTTTAAAGAACTCAAAGATAAACAAAGAACCCTTAATAGGGCTAATGAACTTAAAAAAGCTATACTCTTGCCGAGCATGAAAAAAAATGATGAATTAAGAGTAGGGGACTTTGTAAAATACGAAAAAATTAAGGGTAGAATTCTTAATATTTCTAAAAATGATGCTTTAATTGAGAGTGAGGGCTTAAGGCTTAGAGTGCCTTTAAGATTACTAAAAATCAGCCAAGAACTTCCTAAAAAAAATGCCAAAACAAGCATAAACATCCAAAAACCGCGTCATTTAGGAGTGAGTCTTGATTTGCACGGACTAAGGAGTGATGAAGCCATTGAAAGACTTGACAGATTTATTTCAGATGCCTTAATCGCAGGATTTGACGAGGTTTTGATTTATCATGGCATAGGCACGGGAAAACTCGCTTTTGCAGTCAAAGAATTTTTAAAGACACATAAAAGCGTCAAAAGTTTTCATGATGCACCATTGAATCAAGGTGGATTTGGAGCTAAGGTAGTGAAATTTTAG
- a CDS encoding MqnA/MqnD/SBP family protein → MIFGKIDYINLLPLHIYLKKYPLPSGLKKTMEYKKGVPSQLNRALFYRRIDAAIISSVESARAKYRNLNLGICANQKVWSVIIQKDVKNAKDPSSATSNVLARVLKQNGKVIIGDEALRLYLEDSSKFIDLCSLWYEKTGLPFVFARFSCIKQRNFYSKIFKKFTQTKIKIPYYILEKYSQTRNISPKNIKAYLQVIYYKIEHKERKALKIFFKQIKNKGVR, encoded by the coding sequence ATGATTTTTGGAAAGATCGATTATATCAATTTATTGCCTTTGCACATTTATTTGAAAAAATACCCTTTACCTAGCGGTTTAAAGAAAACTATGGAATACAAAAAAGGAGTTCCAAGTCAATTAAATAGGGCTTTATTTTATAGAAGAATTGACGCAGCTATCATTTCAAGTGTAGAGAGTGCAAGGGCGAAATATCGGAATTTAAATCTTGGAATTTGTGCAAATCAAAAGGTTTGGAGTGTGATTATACAAAAAGATGTTAAAAATGCTAAAGACCCAAGTTCAGCCACTTCTAATGTCCTTGCTCGTGTGCTTAAGCAAAATGGCAAAGTGATTATAGGAGATGAGGCTTTAAGGCTTTATTTAGAAGACAGCTCAAAATTTATTGACCTTTGTTCTTTGTGGTATGAAAAAACGGGACTTCCTTTTGTATTTGCGAGATTTTCTTGCATCAAACAAAGAAATTTTTACTCAAAAATTTTCAAAAAATTCACTCAAACTAAGATTAAAATTCCTTATTATATTCTTGAAAAATACTCTCAAACAAGAAATATTTCTCCAAAAAATATCAAAGCTTATCTTCAAGTAATTTATTATAAAATAGAACACAAAGAACGTAAGGCTTTAAAAATATTTTTTAAACAAATTAAAAACAAGGGAGTAAGATGA
- the murC gene encoding UDP-N-acetylmuramate--L-alanine ligase: MQKIHFIGIGGIGISALARFFKVKGYEISGSDLKESKITKELEKEGVKVSIPHLKDNVEGKDLVIYSAAIKEENPEFKHAKELGITCLSRKEALPLILKDKKVFAVAGAHGKSTTSSILASLFDDSSVIIGAILKQFDSNMIYRESENLIFEADESDSSFLNSNPYLAIVTNAEAEHLEHYNNDIHKLHKAYDEFLKSAKIRIINAEDEFLRHFKGEALRLYPSQDIKNCVMELENFKPQTSFELKNYGKFSIFGMGYHLALDASLAILAALEYQSIDTIRLKLKNYQGIKKRFDILYADEDLAIIDDYGHHPTEIKATLNAAKEYAKLAGYKKITAIFEPHRYTRLSANLQNFIRVFEDIDELVILPVYSAGETKLDIDLKRYFPKALLTKDIKREGKFLVASQGEVLDKGLIIGFGAGDISNKLRLK; encoded by the coding sequence ATGCAAAAAATTCATTTTATTGGCATTGGTGGGATAGGAATTTCAGCTTTGGCACGATTTTTTAAGGTTAAAGGTTATGAAATCAGCGGGAGCGATCTTAAAGAAAGCAAAATTACAAAAGAACTTGAAAAAGAAGGTGTAAAAGTGAGCATTCCTCATCTTAAGGACAATGTTGAGGGTAAGGATTTGGTGATTTATTCTGCAGCCATTAAGGAGGAAAATCCGGAATTTAAACACGCAAAAGAACTTGGTATAACCTGTCTTTCGCGTAAAGAAGCCTTACCTTTGATTCTTAAAGATAAAAAGGTTTTTGCAGTTGCAGGAGCCCATGGTAAAAGTACAACTTCAAGCATTTTGGCTTCTTTGTTTGATGATTCTTCTGTGATTATTGGTGCGATTTTAAAACAATTTGATTCTAATATGATTTACAGAGAGAGTGAAAATTTGATTTTTGAAGCCGATGAAAGTGACAGCTCTTTTTTGAATTCAAATCCCTATCTAGCCATAGTTACAAATGCAGAAGCTGAACATTTAGAACATTATAATAACGATATTCATAAACTTCACAAAGCTTATGATGAATTTTTAAAGAGTGCAAAAATTCGCATCATCAATGCTGAAGATGAATTTTTAAGACATTTTAAAGGAGAAGCTTTAAGGCTTTATCCGAGTCAAGACATTAAAAATTGTGTTATGGAGCTTGAAAATTTTAAGCCTCAAACAAGTTTTGAACTTAAAAATTATGGAAAATTTAGTATTTTTGGTATGGGCTATCATTTGGCTCTTGATGCATCTTTAGCGATACTTGCAGCTCTTGAATATCAAAGCATTGATACAATTCGTTTAAAACTTAAAAATTATCAAGGCATTAAAAAACGTTTTGATATTTTATATGCGGATGAGGATTTAGCAATCATTGATGATTATGGACATCATCCTACTGAAATCAAAGCCACTTTAAATGCCGCAAAAGAATACGCAAAACTTGCAGGATACAAGAAAATCACAGCAATTTTTGAACCTCATCGTTACACGCGTTTGTCTGCAAATTTACAAAATTTTATAAGGGTCTTTGAGGATATTGATGAGCTGGTGATTTTACCTGTTTATAGTGCGGGTGAGACAAAATTAGATATTGATTTAAAAAGATATTTCCCAAAGGCTTTATTGACTAAAGACATTAAAAGAGAGGGAAAATTTCTTGTAGCAAGTCAGGGTGAAGTTTTAGATAAAGGCTTGATTATAGGCTTTGGTGCAGGTGATATTAGCAATAAATTGAGGCTTAAATGA